The Halostella limicola genome includes the window CCTTCCCCGGGTTGCGCGGCGCTCGGCGCACGGCTTCACGCCGCGCTCCAGGTCCTACTCCTTGCCGGGGTCGAGTTCGACCGCCGCGCCGGGCGCGTTCGCCTTCACGCTCTGGAGGCCCTGCTCGGCCTTCTGCTTCGAGGAGTAGCCCTCGCCGCTGTCGGCGATGATGTTGCCGTTGTCGTGGCGGAGCCGCCAGCGCCAGTCGCCCGCCCTGTCGCGGAACAGCTGGAAGCGCGCCTTCGAGTCCTCGAAGGTCGGCTGCTCGTCGCCCAGCGGGTCGTCCGGGAGCGCCTCCGCGATCTCCGCCTCGCTGACCGACTCGCCCGTCTCCGCGGGCTCGACGTGCTCGGCCATGTCGGCGGTCTCGACCGCCTCGTCTATCTCCGTCGGCGGCTCGCCCGGCCTGCTCGGCGGGGCCTCGTCGCTCTCGGCATCGTCTCGGGCGTCGAGTTCGGCGTCGCCGCGCTCGGCTTCCACCACGTCGGTGACCGCCCGCAGGAGCCCCTCGACGCCCGGGGCCGACAGTTCGGCCGTCGCGGCGTCGCCGCCCTCGCCGGACAGTTCCAGTTCGTCCTCGTCGACGTCGATCTCCAGCGTCGCCGTGACCCTGACGGTGTCCTCGGCCATGCTCCGACGTACCACGACAGTGGGGTTAACCGTTGGCCCGCCGCGAAGCGCGGGGCGGAAGTGAAAATAGTCCGGTCGGTCACGGCTCAGTCGAGGGGTTTCGATCGGAAACGAGGGGGTTCGCGACGAGGCGCTCGGCCGATCAATCTCCCGCACAGAAGTGCCGCGGATCGCGGCCTCGCGACGAGACGCTCGGCCGATCAATCCCCGGCAAAAAAGCGCGCGAGATCACGGACTCACGATGAAACGCTCGTCCGGTTAATCTCCCGCGCTCACCTTCTCTATCCCCGCCGACTCGATGTCCTCGCCGTCGACCGACGACCGGAGGCTGTCCATGCCGTCGTCGCGGTCGACGCCGAAGTTGTCCTCGTGAAGGTCGGCGACGCGGGCCATCTCCTCGTCGCTGAGGGCCGGCGTGTCGGGGGCGGCCGCCCACTCGTCGACGTCTTCGGCGGTGCGGAAGGTGGGCGTGACGGAGGCGACGGCGTCATGGCCGAGGAGCCACTGGATGGCCGCCTGTCCCATGGTGCGCTCGCCGTCCCGCTCCAGGAAGCGGAGCGCGTCGACTTTCTCCCATCCCGTCTCGTACCACTCGTCGGGGCGGTAGGCGCGGTGGTCGCCCTCGCCGAGTTCGGTGTCGGGGGTGACCTGCTCGTTCAGCAGGCCGGAGGAGTGCGGGACGCGCGGGATCAGGCTGGTGTCGGCGTCGAGTTCCTCGATGGTGTCGAGGAAGTGCTGGCCCGGCATCTGTTCGAGGACGTTGAACACGACCTGCACGGCGTCGAACTCCTCCTCGATAGCGCGGTCGCCCTCGGCGAGCCAGCCGATCGAGGGGCCGAGCGCCCACCCGATGGCGTCGACGGTGCCGGCCTCGCGGAGCTCGTCGAGCGCTTCGAGCACGTCCTCGTCCACCTCGTCGACGTTGGCGTTGTGGAGCATAAGCACGTCGACGTAGTCCATGTCGAGGCGGTCGAGGCTGCGCTCGACGGCGGTGTGGATCCACTCGCCGTCCATCCGCTTCGGAAGTTCGCCGTGGCCGGCCTGCGGGTTGTTGTAGAAGTCGTATCCGACCTTCGTGCTCACCGTCACCTCGTCGCGGTGCTCCGCGAGGGCGCGGCCGACGAGCTCCTCGCTGTCGCCGTGGCCGTACACGTCGCCCGTGTCGAAGAACGTGATCCCGCGGTCGACGGCGTGCTGGAGCATCTCGACGGCCTGCTCCTCGGATCGGTCGCCCCACCAGTCCGTGCCGACGACCCACGCGCCGAAGCCGACTTCGCTGACCTCGACGCCCGAGTCCCCGAGTTCGCGGTGTTGCATGCGCGGGTCTTGGTGTAGGATCTACTTATACTGCCTGCTGTCGATGAGCGACTCCGGTACCGGAAGCGGCGACGCGGTCGCAGCGATGCGTGTCACCCCGGATCGGCGGCTGAATTGGCCGTCTCAGGGATCGTATTCGACGGTCGCGGTTTCGTCCGGGCTCGTCGCGGTTGCGGAGCCGAGCTCCTCGCCGTCGCCCTCGACGGTCACCGTCAGCGGGGTCTCCTCGGTGGTCCCGTCGTCCCTCGGCGAGACGCTGACCGAGATCGGCGGTTCGACGGAGTCGACCTCGTCGCCGCTCTGCAGGTCGTCCGGGATGACGAGTTCGGCGTCCTGTATCCCGTTGAACCTCGGGACCGTGTTCGTCGTGGTTCCGTCGTCGAACTCGGCGGTGCCGGTCCAGGTGCCGGTCGAGTCGATACTGATGGTCACCGTGTCGAACGACTCACCGCTGATGACGCCGAGGACGGTTTCGGTGCAGCCGGCGGTGCCGGCGAGTGCGATCCCCGCCGCGCCGAGCGCGGAGCGTCGCGTGAATTCCATACGCTCTAGTGAAAGAATTCGTATATCTAAGTTACGGATCTATATTTTCATCGACTATCGCTGCAGAGAGCCGCCCTCTGGCGGGGGATACACACAACCGAATCCATATGAACGCCGCACGCGAAACGTGTCGTCAATGACGAAGCGACGCGTCTCGCTCCCCGCGGAGGCCGACGAGGGGGTCACGGCGTTCATCGAGGAGGTCGACGACCGCCTGTCGAGCGACGAGGACACCTGTTCGGTCGTGCAGGACGTGCTGGCCGACCTCTACGGGGACCGGGAGGCGCACGAGCGCTGGCAGTCGGGGAAGCCGGTCTCGAACGCCGAGCGCGTACGGCTGCAGGGGTACGACCCCTGTAACGCGACGCTCGAATCGGAGTACTACGCCGAGAAGGACGAGGAGAAGTTCGAGCGATCGAAGCACCTCCAGTGGCTCTGGCGACAGTTCGACGCGACGCCGATGGCGGACAACATCGAGTTCGCGCTCCGCTTCCGGCGGATGCTTGCCGACCACCTCTTCGACGAGTGCGGCGACGGCTGCCGGTTCTTCAAGGGGATCACGTTCACCTACGGCCACAACATCGAGATCGGCGACAACGTCGTCGTCCACGACGACGTCCACCTCGACGACCGCGGGCGCCTCACCATCGGCGACCGCGTCTCCATCAGCGACGGCGCGCACGTGTACAGCCACGACCACGACGTCGTCGACCAGACCGCGGTGAAGAACTACCACACGATCATCGAGGACGACGCCCGCGTCACGTACGACTCGATGGTCCGGGCCGGCAACAAGGTCGGGCGAAACGCCATCGTCGGTGCGCGCGGCGTCGTCCAGCACGACGTGCCCGCCCACCACATCGCGGTCGGGATGCCCGCCAAGAGCGTGAAGATCAAACCGGGGTGGGAGGATGTCGCCACGCCGATAGAGCAGGCCAACGAGAACCGCCAGGAGGAGCGCCGCATCGAGTACGAACTCGACGACGACCTGGAGGTCTTCGACGAGTTCGAACGGGATCTCTCGCCGCCGAACGAGCAGTAGATTCCGCTTATTGGGAGGAAGTATTATACCCGGGAGCCGCCTATCACAGGCCGTGATCAGGTTTCGGCCCTCCGATCTCAACGGGTACGGGAAAGTAGCGTCGGGGTGTGTGCTTCTCGGTCTCGCAGCGATCGTCGTCGGCGGAAACGCGTATCTGTCCTCCGGTCTCGCGGCGTTCGCTGTTGCCGCCGTCACCGTTGGTTGGGCGATGCGTCGGAACGGGTCGCCGGACCGCAGCGACGAGTACCCGCAGGACCGGGACGACGACCGGTCCGAGCGCGAGAAGCAACGCGAGAAGGAGATGGAAGGCGAAAAAGCGCGGGCCCTCGGCGAATCGCTGTGATCCGCCGCCGGCCGACGGCTACTCTTTGAACCGCCTGATCCCCGTCCGGACGCCGAGCACGGCGAAGTCCACGACGATCGCGAGCGACGCCAGCGCGCCCGTCGCCAGCGTCAGCAGATGTGGGAGTTCGATCCAGTTCGGGAGGACGAACCGCGCCCACGCTTCCATTTGCGTCGCGGCTTCCTGACCCGTCGACTGATTCGCCGACCGGCTCTGGAGGTGCCATCCCGGCACGGTCGCGCCGTCCTCTTCGGGAACCGAGAGGCGGTCGGCGGCGTACGGCATCGCGAGGCCGCCGTACTCCCAGACGACCTGGCCGGCGCTGTTGACCTCGATCACGCGGTTGTTGAACGTGTCGACGATCAGCGTGTTCCCGTTGGGCAGGCGGTCGGCGTCGCGGGGCCAGTGAAGCAGGTCGCTCCCGCCGTACTCCCACACCTTCGACTCGTTGTCGACGCGGTACTCGACGACGCGGTCGTTCTCGCTGTCGGCGACCAGCACCGTGCCCCACTCCTCCAGCCGGCGCGGGTTGTGCTGCTCGTACAGCGTCTCGTGGTCCCCCGGCTCGCCGACCACGCCGACGACCTCGTTCGTCTCGGGGTCCACTTCGATCACGGCGTCGAAGTTGCGGATCGAGAGCTGGAAGTTGCCGTCGTCCAGCCGATCGATGTCGTTCATGTGGGTCCAGTCGCTCTCCGGCCCCTCCCGTTCGGGGCCGCCGTACTCCTCCCGGAACTCGGAGCCCTCGCCCAGATGTTCCGTGGCGTTCCACTGCCAGGTTATCGTCCCGTTGCGCGCGACGGTGAACGCGCGGTCCTCGCCCATGTCGATTATCGCCGTCTCGCCGCTCTCCAGTCGGTCGGCGTCGTGGACCTCGTGGTGGCTGACGAACTCGTCGTACCACGAGTGGTTCCAGACGACCTCCTTCTCGCCGTCGTCGAGCGTGTCGCCGTCGATCTCGATCACGCGGTTGTGCACGCACTCGTCGTCGTCGACGCGGAGTTGCTCCTCGGGGCAGTCCTCGGGCGGCACCTTGGTGGCGACCGAGACGAGGAGGTTTCCGTTGTCGAGCATCTCCGAGTCGAACACGCGGGAGTTCGGCGGGTCGTAGGTCCAGAGGCGCTCGCCCTCGGGCGTCACCTCCATCACCTTCCCGTCGTAGTCGTCGCCGTAGCTCTGCGTGCTGATGAGCGTGTTCCCCGGATACTGCTCGCCGGGGGACGTGACGGTCGCGCTCGGGTCGCCGTCCGTGTCCGCGAGGGCGGCCTGCAGTCCGAACAGGCCCGCGAGGACGAGCACGACCGCCGAAAGCGCGACCACGCGCGTCCGTCGATCCATGTCAGGCGAGATGGCAGGGGGCCGCCTAACTCTGACGGTCCCCCTGCGAAAGCACAAGTGGATTCAGCACATAGTGTCACGTGTGGACATCCCGCAATGGGCTCTCGTCTACGTCGTCTCGTTCGCCCTGCTCCATCTCGCTATCTACTACTACTACCTCCGGGGAGAGGACGGTGAGAGTTCCACGCACCCCTCGCTCTCGGGGGAGAACGGCGGCGACTACCCGTCTGGGAACCCCCTCGCGGCCGACAACGCGGACCGCAACTCCGAGCGCCGCGAGTTCGTCCGACGGGCGCACGACGACGACGAAGACGGGCGACGCTGCCCTCACTGCGGGACGGTGAACGACTCCGAGAGCGCGTACACCTTCTGTCACAACTGCGTCGAGCGCCTCGGCGTGTGACGCTCGCCTTTTCACGCCCCGGCGCGTAGCTGCCGGCATGCCCAGAAGCGTCGCCATCAACGTCGGCGCGAACACGACGCTCCCGGGGGTCCGCGCGCCGGTCTACCCCGACGGTAGCTTCGAGTACGTGCCCATCCCGGAGCGCGAGCCCACCGCCGTCGCGCCGCCGACGTACGCCGACCTCGACCTGGAGACGGACGTCCCCGCCGACGCGGTCGACGCGCCCGTCCACCTCGACCCGGAGTTCGCCGAGTACCCCCACTGCGACGCCTACACGTACGGCGACGAGCACGCCGTCAAGGCCGGCCCGCTCTCGGAGCTCGCGGCCGGCGACTACGTCTACTTCTACGCGACGCTGTCGACCGCCGGCGACCCGCCGGCGTGGATGGCCCCGGAGTGGGGCGCGTACGTCATCGGCGTCTTCCGTCTCGACCGCAACCCCGTCACCGACTACGCGGTGCTCGATCCCGCCGAGCGCGAACGGTTCGCCAACAACGCTCACGTCAAGCGCGAGACGGTCGACGCCGCGGTGCTGCTGTCCGGCGACCCCGACGAGTCGCGCCTGCTCGACCGGGCGATCCCGCTGTCGTCGCGCTCGGCGGGCGCCGACGCGAACCGCGTCGTGACGGGCCTCTCGGCGGACTCCGGCAAAGGCCCCTGGTGGCGGCGGCCCCTGCGGTTCGACGAGGCGGCGACGGCGGAACTCGTGGAGATCGTCGAGAACGGTGCTGTCGAGCGGTGCTTCGAGGGGTGAGATCGAACGCGGGCAACGGGTAGCTGCGGGGCTGATCGTCAGTTCTCGGCAGAAAGTGCGTCGGCTGGGAATCGAACCCGTTGCGAATCCTCGCTACCGCTCGGATTCGCGTGGTTCTATTCTCTCTGACGACACCATACGACTGATGCGCTTTCGTTTACTCATATCCTCACACTGACCATCCCTTTTTGGCGTGGTAGGTTTACCGTCTCTCTCGCTAAACTGTACCATGCTGAACATTGACGTGGGATCTGATGTACTTGCTAATTCGCAACGGCGTCGGTTGTCAGTACATCTGCTGGAACCCGATCCAGAAGACGTCCCAAGAGTCTCTGGTAGGAATCTGGACGCCGACACCGACAGGGAGGAACGTCTTTTACAGACAGCCCATCTTCTCCTTCCAAAATTAGAGGAGAGAGGCTTCAACAACTCGCTCGTGGTATCTGATCTAACGATGGGGCAGACGTGATGTCCAGAAGTCCTATTTCGCAGGGCATCTCCGACGATAATTCTGATTTCAACCAAATGGCGATCTGGTACCTGTTGATTGGAACTCGGGGTGGAGAGACTCGTACGAAAATTCTTCAGGTCCTCGACCAACAGCCACGGAATACCAACCAGATCGCAGAAGAGGTGAATCTGGATTATAAAACAGTCAAGCACCATCTTGATGTGCTTCAGGAAAACAACATTGTGAAAGATAGTGGCCACGACTACGGCGCCGTTTATCTCCTCACACAGCGAGTGGAGGAAAACTGGGATATGATCGAGGGGATCATCAAGTCCCTGGAAACGTAATATCTTGCGGAAACCCTGACGAGTGGACTAAATGTACCGCTCCAGGCGAAATCGGACACCTCGCAGGACGATGCGCCGGCCGGGAATTGAACCCGGGCTATGAGCTTGGGAAGCTCATGTCCTACCACTAGACCACCGGCGCTCGTTCGCTCTGCTCACTCACGCCGTGCATCGACGGACGCCGTCCGTCTCCACACCGGCGCTCACTTCCCCCTTCCCTATCGTCGCACTTCAACGTAGCGCTTCGGTCTCACGCTCCCGCGAGTGGTCGTTCGTTCAGTTCTCGCGCCCGACGAGTGGCTATTAGTCACCTCGCTCCCAACGAGTGACCGATGATCGATCTCCGCTTCTCGGAGTCGGAACTGGAGGCGCGTCGCGAGAACATCACCTCGTTTATCGCGGACACGGTCGACGCGGCGGGCGCGGACGGCGCGGTGCTCGGGCTGTCGGGCGGCGTCGACAGTTCGCTCACGGCCACCCTCGCCGTCGAGGCGCTGGGGAGGGAGTCGCTGTACGGGCTCGTTCTTCCGGCGACGGTCAGCAGCGAGGACAACATGAGCGACGCCGAGCGGGTGGCGGAGGACCTGGACATCGAGTACGACGTGATCGAGATCGACCCCATCGTCGACACCCTGCTCGACGCCTACCCCGACGCGGAGGGCGACGCGACGGCTGTCGGCAACAGCCGTGCGCGGGTCAGGGGAGTGCTGAACTACCTCGTCGCCAACCACGAGAACCGGGTGGTGCTGGGGACGGGGAACAAGAGCGAGGCGCTGACGGGCTACTTCACGAAGTACGGCGACGGCGCGGTCGACTGCCACCCCATCGGCAACCTCTACAAGCAGCAGGTGCGCCAGCTGGCGAGCGCGGTCGGCGTCCCCGAGGGGATCGTCACGAAACCCGCCACCGCGGAGCTGTGGGCGGACCAGACCGACGAGGACGAGATGGGCGTCGACTACGACACGTTAGACGCCGTGCTCGCGCTGCACGTCGAGGGGCCGCTGTCGGCGGCGGCGACCCGGCGGACGCTGGACGTCGACGGGGAGACCGTCGAGCGCGTACGGAGCCTGTACGAGCGGAGCGCGCACAAGCGGTCGATGCCGCCCGCGCCCGAGGTGCCGTGATCGTCGACGCTACCGAGCGGTGGTCGCCTACTCCGTCGTGACGATCACGCGGACCTCGTCGCCCTCCTGCAGGACGTAGTCGCGCGGATTCACCGGTTCGCCGTTCACTTCGATGGTGACCGTCGTCCCCTCGTCGTCGTCGCTGTAGGTGGTGCCCTCGAACGTCACGGAGTCCTCGGTCACCTGGATGTCGAGCGTGTGGAGCGCGTACTCCAGCGTGACGTCCTGCCCGTGGACGTGCCACTGGCTCCCGTCGCCGGCCTCGTAGTGGAAGAACTGCCGGTCTTGCATCTGGTACCGGTCCCTGCTGAAGTCGAGCGTCTGCCCGTCGATGGTCACGTTCATCGTCCCGTGGTAGTGGACGCTCCCGGACGAGTGGGGCTCGACCTTGACGTCGCCGTCCGCGCCGCTCCCGCCGCCCACGAAGAAGACGTACGCGACCGCCGCGGCGAGCAGTATCCCGACGATCGTCGCGCCGTAGACGGCGGCCGTGGGGACGCCCTCGGACCCGTCGTCGAGGCCGTCGACCCGGCGCTGTTCGATCCGGGACAGGTCGCCCGCGTGCTCCTCCCGGAGGTGGCGGAGGTACGCCTCCTCCTCGTCGAACGACTGCCCGCAGTGGTCGCACTGTTCCATGGTTACGCATCGGGGCCACCGCGTATCTAATCCTTGCGACTCCGGCGGTCGGCCGCGAGGTCCGCGAACGCCGCGACCTCCCGCTCCTCGCGGATCGCCCGGTCGGCGTCGTCGCGCAGGCGCTCCTTGAGGACTGACAGGGCGGCTTCGTCGTTCGCCGCTATCTCCTCGGCGACCTCCCGCGGGTCCGCGACCACCCGCGAGACGAGGCCGATCCGGCGTGCCTCGTCGGCGTCGATCACCCGGCCCGACAGCGCGAAGTCCATCGCCTCCCCCTCGCCGACGACCCGCGGGAGGCGGACCGTGCCGCCCCACGCGCCGAACAGGCCGAAGGTGACGCCCGGTTCGCCGAACGTCGCTGCGGGGGTCGCAGCTCGCACGTCGCAGGCGAGCGCCAGTTCGACGCCGCCGCCGCGGGCCGCGCCGTCGACGCCGGCGACGACGACGCTGTCGGCCTCTGCGATGGCGGTCGCCGTCTCCTGCCCGCGCCTCGCGAGCGTCTCGGCGGCCTCGCGGACCATCTCGTCGACCACGTCGAGGTCGGCGCCGGCACAGAAGGCGTCGCCGGCTCCGCGGAGGTAGACGACCGGCGCGTCGGCCCCCGCGACCGCCGCGGCGAGGTCGTCGAGCCCGGCCGGTGTGAGGGCGTTCTTCCGGTCGGGTCGCGCGAGCGTCACCGTCCGGACCCGCCCCTCGTCCGTCGATTCGATCATGTCGAGGGGTGGGGGCGCGTTTCCAAAGGTCTTTGCCCCTCCCACCGCTAGTCGCCGCTAATGGAAGAGGCCGCCACGTGCCGGCGCGCCGCCCGCGAGGCGGTGCGGGACGTCGAACCCGATCGACTCCGCGACGTCATCGACGACCTCATCGCGGACGCCTCGATGGCGCCCGGGGCCCTCGCGCTGCTCTCGGCGCGGGCCGCCGACGAGAGCGTCGACCTGGACAGCGTCGCCGACCGCGCGGCCGGCGTCCAGCTCATCTACGACGGGCTCCGCCTCACCCGGACCCTCGCCCACGACGAGCCCTGGGTCGACCTCGACGACCACACCGAACCGAACCTCGGCGTCCTCGCGGCTGACGTGCTCGTCTCCCGGGGCTTCTACCTGCTCGCCCGGACCGACGCCGCCGAGAAGGCGGTCGAGACCGTCCGGGCGTTCGGCCGCGACCAGACCAGCCGCCGCGCCCCCGACGCCGACGCGGCCGCCCTCGACGCCACCCTCGAACGCAACGTCCTCGAACTCGCGGTCATCACCGGGACGACGGCCGTCGGCGTCGCCCCCTCCTCCGCGATGCTTGACACCGCGGCGGGGCTCGTCGACGAGGACGGACCGTTCGCGCCGGCCGACGCGGTGCTCCCCGACTCCCCCGGCGATCTGGGCATCGGCGCCACCGCCACGAAGGGCGGCGGCACCGACGGCGTCACTCAGTCCGCCTCCGACCGGTGACCGTAGCGAATCGAAACGCCTAAAGAGAGTTACCGTCAATCAGAAGACGCGAAGGCGAAACCCCGACGCGCCTGGGTAGCTTAGCGGTAAAGCGCGTCCTTGGTAAGGACGAGAGCCCGGGTTCAAATCCCGGCCTAGGCTCTTCTCGCGAACAGTACTCGAAGAGTGTCATTTCCGCAGCTCGGCGAGCGATACGGATCCACCAGCGGCGTGAACACCGTCAGCGAGCGACCGGTCGCTACATCTCCCGCACGTCCGACACCTCTCGGGTGTCGGCGCGGTCGGCCACCGTCGCGTTCACGATGACGCCGGTCATGAGGATGGACGCGGCGATGTAGAGGCTCGTGAGGATGATGATGATGCCGCTCAGAACGCCGTAGATCGCGTACTGGGCGGCGTTCGCGGCGTAGAAGAGGATGGCGGTGTGGATGACCGTCCACCCGAACGCGGCGGTTATCGCGCCGGGGAGCGCCGCCTCGGGAGAGGGGAGCACGGTCGAGGGGACGTAGTACAGCGGGAGGAAGGCGACCGTGAGCGCGATAAAGAGGATGACCAGCCCGGCGAACGAGCCCTCGGGCGGCAGGGTAAAGAGGAGGCTCGTGAGCAGTATCGCGAGGATGGCCAGTCCGAGCGACGCGAGGACGACGGCGGAGTCGCGTAGCTGCTCCCGGAGCGACTTCTCGCCGGACGCCTCGACGCGCTCGACGACGGTCTGGAAGTCGGTGGCGACGTTCGCCCCGCTCCACGCGATAACGCCCGCGGCGAGCACCGACCCGCCGGCCTGCCCGGATGCGGTGGTCGTCGCCTCGTAGACCAGCCGGCGGGCCTCGATAGTGAGGAACTGCGGCATCGCGGTTTCGACCTCCGAGAGAACCTGGTCGCCGACCACCGCGAACACGAGCAACAGCACCGGGACGAACGAGACGAACGCGTAGTACGCCATCGCCGCCGCGGGGTACCTGACGTCCTTCTCGTAGGCCACTTTGATGACCGTCACCACGGTGTCGAGCGCACGGTCCAGCCGATCGTCGCCCATACCCTCCGTAAGAGGGAGAGGGCTATGAAAGTTGGATCGCCGCGGGTCAGGGATCGGGTACCGCCGGCCGCGGGCTGAGCCGCCCGGCGGACGGCTAGGTACAACCGGATCGAGCGCGTACCGACGCACGGGAACGGGAGCAGAAAGAGATGTCTACGCCACGCAAGAGAATGACGGGCGAACCGGACGACGAACAGCGCGCGACGTTCGACGCGGCCGACGAGACCCTGCTGAAGTCCGCTCTGCGACGCGCACGGGCCGGGGCCGTCCCGCTGATCGCTGGGGGAGTGCTGTTCGCCTGGGCCGTCCGAGCGCGGCGTCGCGGCGGGAGCGGAGCGGGGCAGGTAATCACCGGCGCCGCGCTCGTGGCGCTCGGCCTGCGCCGGCGGCGGTCGTCGAGCGGACTGCCGGACGCGGCGGAGATCGCGATCCGCGAGATCGACTCCGACGGGAACGCCGTCTCCGACGAGCCGGACGCGGCCGGGAGCGACGGAGCCGACCAGTCCGGGTCCGACGAGGGCTCGGGAACCGAGCGCGAGTGGTGACGCGGGGACCTGTCGCCGCCCCGGTGATTTTTCTCCGCGGCGACCTAACCACGCGTCGATGCGTTCGCTTCGCCTCCTCGCCCTGATCGGTCTGGTCCTCCTCGCCGGCTGCGCGGCCCCGACGGGGTCCGCCGCCCCGCCGGACGACGTGTCGAACGGCTCGGACGGGCAGCCGGACGTGCAGGGGTGGGAGAACGGCTACTGGCACAACGCCTCGCTCTCGGTCGACCCCGATGACGGGCTGAACGAGAGCGAACTCGACGCCGTCGTCGCCCGGTCGATGGCCCGCGTCGAGGTCGTCCGCGACATCGAGTTCGAGGAGGACGTGAACGTCACGGTCGTCTCCAGGGCGGAGTACCGGCGAAACGCGCCCGGGAGCGCCCCGGAAGACGCCGATCGCACGTTCGAGAACGTGAAACACCGGGCGCTGTTTCTCGTCGGCGACGGGGCCGACGCCGCGGACCTCTCGCAGCGGAACGCCGAGTCGGCGGTGCTCGGCTACTATGACGTCCGTGAGGACCGGATCGTGCTCGTCTCCGACGCCGAGACGCCCCGGGTCGACGAGATAACGCTGGCTCAGGAGCTGTACCACGCCTACCAGTTCCGGTACGGGAACGACGTCGAGATACGGGCGCCGCTCGCGGCGACCGACGACACCGTCGCGGCCGTGCTCTCGCTCGTCGAGGGCGACGCGAACCTCGTCGACGACCGGTACGACCGGCGCTGCGAGGCGGAGTGGGACTGCCTGCGACCCCGCGACGACGACGCGGGAGCGGCGACGAACGCGACGCCGCCGGACGTCCACATGGGGCTGTACCTGCTGGAGTACTTCCCGTACGCCGAGGGGCAGTCCTACGTCGAATCGGTGCGTGAGCGCGAGGGCTGGGACGGCGTCACCGCGCAGTACGAGACCCCGCCGGTGAGCACGGAGCAGGTCATCCACGGTCGCCACGTCGAGGGGCCGCGCCCGCTCGACCTCCCCGACCGGAGCGCCGCGGAGTGGCGGCGGGTGGGCCGGAGCGGCGGCGGCGAATCGGCGACCCTCGGCGAGCGCGGCCTCGCGACGATGTTCGCGTACACGCTGTACGACGACCGGAACGGGTCGCTGGTCGAGCCCTCGGCGTTCGTCCAGCGCTCGGGGGACAACGTCTCGCTCGACTACGACCTTGAGTACTCGAACGGCTGGGGGAACGACCTGCTGTACGCCTACGAGAACGGCGACGACACCGGGTACGTCTGGCGGATACGGTGGGACGACGAGGCCAGCGCCCGAACGTTCGTCGAGGGGTACGAGCGGCTGCTCAGGTACCACGGCGCGACGAGCGAGGGCAGGCACTGGGTCGTCGAGGACGGGCCCTTCGCCGACGCGTACTACGTCGAGCGCGTAGACGACGCCGTGACGATCGTGAGCGCCCCCTCGGCGGGCGAGATCGCGGAACTGTACCCCCGGGCGGGTGATGCAGTAAGGGACGACGGGACGTGAACGGCGAAAAAAGCGGACCGAATCGATCGCCTGATAGCTGCGGGAGGGCCGAAGCGAGGATTTCGTCCCTTACTGCGCGCTCTCGCCGTCGGACTCGGTCGTAGCGTCGGTCGCGTTGCCGGTCTCTTCGTCCGATTCGTCGGCGTCCTCGTCGCTCGGCGTCAGGTCGCTCACCGCGTCGCCGAGGCTGTCGACGGTCCCGTCGAGGAACCCGTTGATCGCGTCGTGGATCTCGCTCACGT containing:
- a CDS encoding HVO_2922 family protein; its protein translation is MAEDTVRVTATLEIDVDEDELELSGEGGDAATAELSAPGVEGLLRAVTDVVEAERGDAELDARDDAESDEAPPSRPGEPPTEIDEAVETADMAEHVEPAETGESVSEAEIAEALPDDPLGDEQPTFEDSKARFQLFRDRAGDWRWRLRHDNGNIIADSGEGYSSKQKAEQGLQSVKANAPGAAVELDPGKE
- a CDS encoding aldo/keto reductase, whose amino-acid sequence is MQHRELGDSGVEVSEVGFGAWVVGTDWWGDRSEEQAVEMLQHAVDRGITFFDTGDVYGHGDSEELVGRALAEHRDEVTVSTKVGYDFYNNPQAGHGELPKRMDGEWIHTAVERSLDRLDMDYVDVLMLHNANVDEVDEDVLEALDELREAGTVDAIGWALGPSIGWLAEGDRAIEEEFDAVQVVFNVLEQMPGQHFLDTIEELDADTSLIPRVPHSSGLLNEQVTPDTELGEGDHRAYRPDEWYETGWEKVDALRFLERDGERTMGQAAIQWLLGHDAVASVTPTFRTAEDVDEWAAAPDTPALSDEEMARVADLHEDNFGVDRDDGMDSLRSSVDGEDIESAGIEKVSAGD
- a CDS encoding acyltransferase, producing the protein MTKRRVSLPAEADEGVTAFIEEVDDRLSSDEDTCSVVQDVLADLYGDREAHERWQSGKPVSNAERVRLQGYDPCNATLESEYYAEKDEEKFERSKHLQWLWRQFDATPMADNIEFALRFRRMLADHLFDECGDGCRFFKGITFTYGHNIEIGDNVVVHDDVHLDDRGRLTIGDRVSISDGAHVYSHDHDVVDQTAVKNYHTIIEDDARVTYDSMVRAGNKVGRNAIVGARGVVQHDVPAHHIAVGMPAKSVKIKPGWEDVATPIEQANENRQEERRIEYELDDDLEVFDEFERDLSPPNEQ
- a CDS encoding aryl-sulfate sulfotransferase, whose product is MDRRTRVVALSAVVLVLAGLFGLQAALADTDGDPSATVTSPGEQYPGNTLISTQSYGDDYDGKVMEVTPEGERLWTYDPPNSRVFDSEMLDNGNLLVSVATKVPPEDCPEEQLRVDDDECVHNRVIEIDGDTLDDGEKEVVWNHSWYDEFVSHHEVHDADRLESGETAIIDMGEDRAFTVARNGTITWQWNATEHLGEGSEFREEYGGPEREGPESDWTHMNDIDRLDDGNFQLSIRNFDAVIEVDPETNEVVGVVGEPGDHETLYEQHNPRRLEEWGTVLVADSENDRVVEYRVDNESKVWEYGGSDLLHWPRDADRLPNGNTLIVDTFNNRVIEVNSAGQVVWEYGGLAMPYAADRLSVPEEDGATVPGWHLQSRSANQSTGQEAATQMEAWARFVLPNWIELPHLLTLATGALASLAIVVDFAVLGVRTGIRRFKE
- a CDS encoding DUF7577 domain-containing protein, whose amino-acid sequence is MDIPQWALVYVVSFALLHLAIYYYYLRGEDGESSTHPSLSGENGGDYPSGNPLAADNADRNSERREFVRRAHDDDEDGRRCPHCGTVNDSESAYTFCHNCVERLGV
- a CDS encoding Nmad3 family putative nucleotide modification protein gives rise to the protein MPRSVAINVGANTTLPGVRAPVYPDGSFEYVPIPEREPTAVAPPTYADLDLETDVPADAVDAPVHLDPEFAEYPHCDAYTYGDEHAVKAGPLSELAAGDYVYFYATLSTAGDPPAWMAPEWGAYVIGVFRLDRNPVTDYAVLDPAERERFANNAHVKRETVDAAVLLSGDPDESRLLDRAIPLSSRSAGADANRVVTGLSADSGKGPWWRRPLRFDEAATAELVEIVENGAVERCFEG
- a CDS encoding ArsR/SmtB family transcription factor translates to MSRSPISQGISDDNSDFNQMAIWYLLIGTRGGETRTKILQVLDQQPRNTNQIAEEVNLDYKTVKHHLDVLQENNIVKDSGHDYGAVYLLTQRVEENWDMIEGIIKSLET
- a CDS encoding NAD+ synthase; protein product: MIDLRFSESELEARRENITSFIADTVDAAGADGAVLGLSGGVDSSLTATLAVEALGRESLYGLVLPATVSSEDNMSDAERVAEDLDIEYDVIEIDPIVDTLLDAYPDAEGDATAVGNSRARVRGVLNYLVANHENRVVLGTGNKSEALTGYFTKYGDGAVDCHPIGNLYKQQVRQLASAVGVPEGIVTKPATAELWADQTDEDEMGVDYDTLDAVLALHVEGPLSAAATRRTLDVDGETVERVRSLYERSAHKRSMPPAPEVP